In one Streptomyces marincola genomic region, the following are encoded:
- a CDS encoding RiPP maturation radical SAM C-methyltransferase: MRVLLINMPWSPIDLPSLALGILTRSVNEKVPGARAEVLHGNLDYFDWLTARPGFADFAADDYDYYALSSYFLGCGDWVFSSALYDDPEWRVTEFSEAMRRPVGARRLAQAVELHRSAPEFVRELAMRVVAQKPDVVGFTSTFQQNTAALAAARMIKELAPGTITVMGGANCDSAQGEATHRNFPFVDYVVRGEGEVAFPALLNALREGTGLAGITGLCWRDGDVSRANPMATAPLPPAAIVSPDYRGYLDRLAASAARHMIEPKLVIEGARGCWWGEKHHCTFCGLNGSFMQFRSKSPDAFFDEIVGMAREHRVLDMYIVDNILDMGYVTTLLPRLIETGYDLRMHVEIKANMRREQLKTLADAGLVFVQPGIESLNTRVLGLMDKGVSGCQNVRMLRDGASTGLSVSWNYLYGFPEERESDYEPVIAQIPALEHLTPPTGLSARIAIERFSPYFNRPELGFSELRAAKPYWLTYDLPEQELYDLAYIFDAPQRGIGAATAKRLNEALSAWMDANPTSRLVGHDLGERLVLLNRRRAFPWTTLVVDDPLELAAFRLLEQPRSQRTLVRKLGELFPGADAGALVPPLLERWSELGLLFTDAGQYVHVVPAPVNDEMLRLGFMRGVVADAAAPRPDDAARDTDRTPAALPA; this comes from the coding sequence GTGCGGGTGCTTCTGATCAACATGCCGTGGTCCCCGATCGACCTGCCGTCCCTGGCCCTTGGCATCCTCACGCGCAGCGTGAACGAGAAGGTGCCCGGCGCGCGGGCCGAGGTGCTGCACGGCAATCTCGACTACTTCGACTGGCTGACGGCCAGGCCCGGCTTCGCCGACTTCGCCGCGGACGACTACGACTACTACGCCCTGTCCTCCTACTTCCTCGGCTGCGGCGACTGGGTTTTCTCCTCGGCGCTGTACGACGACCCCGAGTGGCGGGTCACCGAGTTCAGCGAGGCGATGCGCCGGCCCGTCGGTGCGCGACGGCTGGCCCAGGCCGTCGAACTGCACCGGAGCGCGCCGGAGTTCGTGCGCGAGTTGGCGATGCGCGTGGTCGCGCAGAAGCCCGACGTGGTCGGGTTCACCTCGACGTTCCAGCAGAACACCGCCGCGCTCGCCGCCGCCCGCATGATCAAGGAGCTGGCACCCGGGACGATCACCGTCATGGGCGGCGCGAACTGCGACAGCGCGCAGGGCGAGGCCACGCACCGCAACTTCCCGTTCGTCGACTACGTCGTCCGCGGCGAGGGCGAAGTGGCGTTCCCCGCCCTCCTGAACGCACTGCGCGAGGGCACCGGCCTCGCCGGGATCACCGGTCTGTGCTGGCGCGACGGCGATGTCTCCCGGGCCAACCCGATGGCGACGGCTCCCCTGCCGCCGGCGGCGATCGTCTCGCCCGACTACCGCGGCTACCTGGACCGGCTGGCCGCCTCGGCGGCCCGGCACATGATCGAGCCGAAGCTGGTGATCGAGGGCGCCCGCGGCTGCTGGTGGGGCGAGAAGCACCACTGCACGTTCTGCGGCCTCAACGGCTCGTTCATGCAGTTCCGCAGCAAGTCGCCGGACGCGTTCTTCGACGAGATCGTCGGCATGGCCCGCGAGCACCGGGTACTGGACATGTACATCGTCGACAACATCCTCGACATGGGCTACGTGACCACGTTGCTGCCCCGGCTCATCGAGACCGGCTACGACCTGCGGATGCACGTGGAGATCAAGGCGAACATGCGCCGCGAACAGCTGAAGACGCTCGCGGACGCGGGCCTGGTCTTCGTGCAGCCGGGCATCGAGAGCCTCAACACCCGTGTGCTCGGCCTGATGGACAAGGGCGTCAGCGGCTGCCAGAACGTGCGCATGCTGCGCGACGGGGCCAGCACGGGCCTCTCGGTGTCGTGGAACTACCTCTACGGCTTCCCGGAGGAACGCGAATCGGACTACGAGCCGGTGATCGCCCAGATCCCCGCGCTCGAACACCTCACCCCGCCGACCGGGCTGTCCGCGCGCATCGCGATCGAGAGGTTCAGCCCCTACTTCAACCGGCCGGAGCTCGGTTTCAGCGAGCTGCGCGCCGCCAAGCCGTACTGGCTGACCTACGACCTGCCGGAGCAGGAGCTGTACGACCTGGCCTACATCTTCGACGCACCCCAGCGCGGCATCGGCGCGGCGACGGCGAAGCGGCTGAACGAGGCGCTGAGCGCGTGGATGGACGCCAACCCCACCAGCCGCCTGGTGGGACACGACCTCGGGGAGCGCCTGGTGCTCCTGAACCGCCGCCGCGCCTTCCCCTGGACGACCCTGGTCGTCGACGATCCGCTGGAGCTGGCCGCGTTCCGGCTGCTCGAACAGCCTCGGTCGCAGCGGACGCTGGTCCGCAAGCTCGGTGAGCTGTTCCCCGGCGCGGACGCCGGGGCGCTGGTGCCGCCGCTCCTTGAGCGCTGGTCGGAACTCGGGCTGCTGTTCACCGACGCCGGTCAGTACGTGCACGTGGTGCCCGCGCCCGTCAACGACGAGATGCTGCGCCTGGGCTTCATGCGCGGCGTGGTGGCCGACGCCGCCGCCCCGCGGCCGGACGACGCCGCCCGGGACACCGACCGGACGCCCGCCGCGCTTCCGGCCTGA
- a CDS encoding MFS transporter — protein sequence MTRAHTEDTNLSRDFRLLWTASAADSLGTQTSGVVLPLLLLAAGHSATVAGAVVSVSLLAGLLAGPFAAVLADRGGRRTVMTWSALTAGAAMAVVALLAVSARPPLGALLAAVTAERVATSAFAAAAQGCVAALVPPAAYPRAVSRLQAGEQGALVAGPVLGGLLFQAARWLPFLADALTYLVAVLCVRSIRGDLSPGAAREPGRRGVGAVFADLRDGLRFVRGESFLRGVLWWMTGVNGVLAALYYGAVFALERQGAGTAAIGTVLAVSGAAGVVGALLAPRLAARIPAARLAVLVSWAVVLVALGLTAATGPWSYGLLFAVVSLLVPTLAVLLAAQAIAVTPAAFQSRVGTVLNTVSGVAATAAPLAAGALVALAGTTGLALAGAGMMALVAVYASRVVAPGLRAAAARPPGAAASPAGREAAP from the coding sequence ATGACCCGCGCACACACCGAGGACACGAATCTTTCACGTGACTTCAGGCTGCTGTGGACCGCCTCCGCCGCCGACTCCCTCGGCACCCAGACCTCCGGTGTCGTCCTGCCGCTGCTGCTGCTCGCCGCGGGGCATTCGGCGACCGTCGCCGGCGCCGTCGTCTCGGTGTCGCTCCTGGCCGGGCTGCTCGCCGGCCCCTTCGCCGCGGTGCTGGCCGATCGCGGCGGACGGCGCACCGTGATGACCTGGTCCGCGCTGACGGCCGGGGCCGCCATGGCCGTGGTCGCGCTCCTCGCCGTCTCCGCGCGTCCGCCGCTCGGGGCGCTGCTCGCGGCGGTCACGGCCGAACGGGTCGCCACCTCCGCCTTTGCCGCCGCCGCCCAGGGCTGCGTGGCGGCCCTGGTGCCGCCCGCCGCCTACCCGCGGGCGGTGTCCCGGCTCCAGGCCGGCGAGCAGGGGGCGCTGGTGGCGGGGCCCGTGCTCGGCGGGCTGCTGTTCCAGGCGGCGCGCTGGCTGCCGTTCCTCGCCGACGCCCTGACCTACCTGGTCGCCGTCCTGTGCGTGCGTTCGATACGTGGCGACCTCTCGCCCGGCGCGGCGAGGGAACCGGGGCGGCGCGGCGTCGGCGCGGTGTTCGCCGACCTGCGCGACGGGCTGCGCTTCGTCCGCGGGGAATCGTTCCTGCGGGGCGTGCTGTGGTGGATGACGGGCGTCAACGGGGTGCTGGCCGCTCTGTACTACGGTGCCGTGTTCGCGCTGGAGCGGCAGGGCGCCGGCACCGCGGCCATCGGCACGGTGCTCGCCGTCTCAGGGGCGGCCGGCGTGGTCGGCGCGCTGCTCGCCCCGCGGCTCGCGGCGCGGATTCCCGCCGCGCGGCTGGCGGTACTGGTGTCCTGGGCCGTCGTTCTCGTGGCCCTGGGCCTGACGGCCGCCACCGGGCCCTGGTCCTACGGCCTGCTGTTCGCGGTCGTCTCCCTGCTCGTCCCGACCCTCGCGGTGCTGCTGGCCGCGCAGGCCATCGCCGTCACCCCGGCCGCGTTCCAGTCCCGGGTCGGCACGGTGCTGAACACCGTCTCCGGCGTCGCCGCGACGGCCGCTCCCCTGGCGGCCGGCGCCCTGGTGGCGCTGGCCGGGACCACGGGGCTCGCCCTCGCGGGCGCGGGCATGATGGCCCTGGTCGCGGTGTACGCCTCCCGCGTGGTGGCGCCAGGACTGCGCGCGGCGGCGGCCCGTCCGCCCGGCGCGGCGGCCTCCCCCGCGGGACGGGAGGCCGCGCCGTGA
- a CDS encoding putative quinol monooxygenase, with protein MFGLMVRFTCKDEEAAAAFDELVAQTGAQIRANEPGTVIYTVHRVDGQPLQRIFYELYRDVDAFETHESQDYVRRFLDERNQYLSATEVDRLDLMSGKGVDVEH; from the coding sequence ATGTTCGGACTGATGGTGCGCTTCACCTGCAAGGACGAGGAGGCGGCTGCCGCGTTCGACGAGCTGGTGGCGCAGACCGGAGCACAGATCCGTGCGAACGAACCGGGCACGGTGATCTACACGGTCCACCGTGTTGACGGCCAGCCGCTCCAGCGGATCTTCTACGAGCTGTACCGGGACGTCGACGCGTTCGAGACGCACGAGTCGCAGGACTACGTGCGCCGCTTCCTCGACGAGCGGAACCAGTACCTGTCCGCGACCGAAGTCGACCGCCTGGACCTCATGTCCGGCAAGGGCGTGGACGTTGAGCACTGA
- a CDS encoding alpha/beta hydrolase family protein, which produces MTARAAQPAGERRAYAVSRPVLPAVCRDAPELMAFAGDAEGRCEIFAWHAGTGERRQVTDRPEGTARCAIDPDGVIWWFAERADGTGTWLTQDFAGGADVPAFGGEPARGRPAGLALPGGTAAAGLLDGDRLTVRVGRRGEGPLRTLRFDGQARLAGYAPAAGLLAVARAPGHERAVTLHTVDGGAVAVLSGRGGRIWPLGFAPERGGATAGGAPEPAAGGAELLLVREDEDGYRLATWTPEGGLRAHAWCAFDTEITAQWVPGGREVLVRQERHGRSLLVLCDLTARTRRAVPVPGGTVLDAAADEGGAVHCLWTDTRTPARVLSTGTAARRLPPPPPEPPPLDAELRDLWTPGEDGPVHTLLALPPGRTGPGPVVFLIHGGPARHDKDAYDPAVHSLVASGLAVARVNYRGSTGYGPRWRAAWGRGVGLTQIEDLAAVRTDLVDRGIADPGATGLWGTSWGGYLVLLALGRQPGLWRAGVAVKPVADYAAAWALGTPELRALDTALFGGTPDEVPGRYARSSPVTYVAGVRAPLLVIAATRDAKCPPEQVRGYLAALRAAGGTCRELWLDSGHDGHDGAGHVRVLRHSLYFLARELRASRAGVSAPRDREGR; this is translated from the coding sequence GTGACGGCCCGCGCGGCACAGCCCGCCGGGGAACGGCGCGCGTACGCCGTGTCGCGGCCCGTGCTGCCCGCCGTCTGCCGGGACGCGCCCGAGCTGATGGCGTTCGCCGGGGACGCGGAAGGTCGGTGCGAGATCTTCGCGTGGCACGCGGGCACCGGCGAGCGCAGGCAGGTCACCGACCGGCCCGAGGGCACCGCGCGGTGCGCGATCGATCCGGACGGCGTGATCTGGTGGTTCGCCGAGCGGGCCGACGGCACCGGGACGTGGCTGACCCAGGACTTCGCCGGGGGCGCGGACGTCCCGGCGTTCGGCGGGGAACCGGCTCGGGGTCGGCCCGCGGGGCTCGCGCTGCCCGGCGGTACGGCCGCCGCCGGCCTCCTCGACGGCGACCGGCTCACCGTGCGCGTCGGCCGGCGCGGCGAAGGGCCGCTGCGCACGCTGCGGTTCGACGGCCAGGCGCGGCTGGCCGGCTACGCTCCGGCCGCCGGGCTCCTCGCGGTGGCCCGCGCGCCCGGGCACGAACGGGCGGTCACCCTGCACACGGTGGACGGCGGCGCGGTCGCGGTGCTGTCGGGACGCGGCGGCCGGATCTGGCCGCTCGGTTTCGCGCCGGAACGCGGCGGGGCAACGGCCGGCGGCGCGCCGGAACCGGCTGCCGGCGGCGCGGAGTTGCTGCTGGTGCGCGAGGACGAGGACGGCTACCGGCTGGCGACCTGGACCCCGGAGGGCGGGCTGCGGGCGCACGCGTGGTGCGCGTTCGACACCGAGATCACCGCCCAGTGGGTGCCGGGCGGGCGCGAGGTGCTGGTGCGCCAGGAGCGGCACGGGCGCAGCCTGCTGGTCCTGTGCGACCTCACCGCGCGCACCCGCCGCGCGGTGCCTGTGCCCGGGGGGACGGTGCTCGACGCGGCGGCCGACGAGGGGGGCGCGGTGCACTGCCTGTGGACCGACACCCGCACGCCCGCGCGGGTGCTGTCCACCGGAACGGCGGCCCGCCGGCTCCCCCCGCCGCCCCCCGAGCCGCCGCCGCTCGATGCCGAGCTGCGCGACCTGTGGACCCCGGGCGAGGACGGCCCCGTGCACACGCTGCTCGCGCTGCCGCCCGGCCGCACCGGCCCCGGGCCCGTGGTGTTCCTCATCCACGGGGGCCCGGCGCGGCACGACAAGGACGCCTACGACCCGGCCGTGCACTCGCTCGTGGCCTCGGGGCTCGCGGTGGCCCGGGTCAACTACCGCGGCTCCACCGGCTACGGGCCCCGCTGGCGCGCCGCGTGGGGCCGGGGCGTCGGGCTGACGCAGATCGAGGACCTGGCCGCCGTCCGCACCGACCTGGTGGACCGGGGCATCGCCGATCCCGGCGCGACCGGCCTGTGGGGCACGTCCTGGGGCGGATATCTGGTGCTTCTCGCCCTCGGGCGCCAGCCCGGCCTGTGGCGCGCGGGCGTCGCGGTCAAGCCGGTGGCCGACTACGCCGCCGCGTGGGCGCTCGGCACGCCCGAACTGCGCGCGCTGGACACCGCGTTGTTCGGCGGCACGCCCGACGAGGTGCCCGGCCGTTACGCGCGTTCCTCGCCCGTGACGTACGTGGCCGGTGTCCGGGCGCCCCTGCTGGTGATCGCCGCGACGCGGGACGCCAAGTGCCCGCCCGAGCAGGTGCGCGGCTACCTCGCGGCGCTGCGCGCGGCCGGCGGCACGTGCCGCGAGCTGTGGCTGGACTCCGGGCACGACGGCCACGACGGTGCCGGGCACGTGCGCGTGCTGCGGCACAGCCTGTACTTCCTGGCCCGGGAGTTGCGCGCCTCCCGGGCCGGGGTTTCCGCACCACGAGACCGAGAAGGGAGGTGA
- a CDS encoding calcineurin-like phosphoesterase C-terminal domain-containing protein codes for MVSFPAREHSSLRIALTALTTLAVAGGLVAIPTASTATPGPAPASWDENAYRGQVEVVRTPEGPADPEHLTGRVFVDRDRDSVGDRGERGLPGVVVSNGRDVVTTDRHGRYRLPVYDNMTVFITQPSGYQVPVDESNVAQFHWNHLPEGSPELRYGGIAPTGPLPDAVNFPLVRSQLTRAQEQHCVIAGDLQTYDRTEVEYARRGAINDLAGRRDYQGCGTLFIGDVVGDDLSLYPDVKELTSRINGPARFLPGNHDLDFDSTTAEHAFDTFRAQLAPAYYSYDVGDVHVVALNTVRYPCTPDVDNADGLRPQCDDPENSPRYNGRLDEHQLAWLERDLAAVDEDKLVVLAGHIPLLTFADEGSPIHQVDQVREIYALLEGREAVSVAGHTHSIENMRTGDLMRGWQDLFGVEGLPFPHITAGAISGDWYSGELTEHGYPAAVGRDGGRPGLLTLDIRGDSFRERYTVTGESDRVQTQLGINSPTYRDWYAERQAWNDDPQGPAPELGDPHVVTRADLAGQTWLTTNFWMGSTGSTVEVRIDGGRSREAVRTQPMRGEDQLIGPEWSDPHAVAQQLVHGGSVADRTMHLWRLELPADLDAGRHRAEVTATDVHGREYTDVLHFRVVEQP; via the coding sequence ATGGTGAGTTTCCCCGCGCGAGAACACAGCAGCCTCCGTATCGCCCTGACCGCGCTCACGACCCTGGCGGTCGCGGGCGGGCTCGTGGCGATCCCCACCGCCTCCACCGCGACGCCGGGCCCGGCACCCGCGTCCTGGGACGAGAACGCCTACCGCGGCCAGGTCGAGGTCGTGCGCACCCCCGAGGGCCCCGCCGACCCCGAGCACCTGACCGGCAGGGTCTTCGTCGATCGGGACCGCGACAGCGTCGGCGACCGCGGGGAGCGCGGCCTGCCGGGCGTCGTCGTGTCGAACGGGCGCGACGTCGTGACGACCGACCGCCACGGCCGCTACCGGCTGCCCGTGTACGACAACATGACGGTCTTCATCACCCAGCCGTCCGGCTACCAGGTGCCGGTGGACGAGTCGAACGTCGCCCAGTTCCACTGGAACCACCTGCCCGAGGGCTCGCCCGAGCTGCGCTACGGCGGCATCGCGCCGACCGGGCCCCTGCCGGACGCGGTCAACTTTCCGCTCGTGCGCAGCCAGTTGACCCGGGCGCAGGAGCAGCACTGCGTCATCGCCGGCGACTTGCAGACCTACGACCGCACCGAGGTCGAGTACGCGCGCCGGGGCGCGATCAACGACCTCGCGGGCCGTCGCGACTACCAGGGCTGCGGCACGCTGTTCATCGGCGATGTCGTCGGGGACGACCTGTCGCTCTACCCGGACGTCAAGGAACTCACCAGCCGCATCAACGGCCCGGCCAGGTTCCTCCCGGGCAACCACGACCTCGACTTCGACTCCACCACCGCCGAGCACGCGTTCGACACCTTCCGCGCGCAGCTCGCGCCCGCCTACTACTCCTACGACGTCGGTGACGTGCACGTCGTCGCGCTGAACACCGTGCGCTACCCCTGCACCCCGGACGTCGACAACGCCGACGGCCTGCGCCCGCAGTGCGACGACCCGGAGAACAGTCCGCGCTACAACGGCCGGCTCGACGAGCACCAGCTCGCCTGGCTCGAACGGGACCTGGCCGCGGTCGACGAGGACAAGCTCGTCGTGCTCGCCGGCCACATCCCGCTGCTGACCTTCGCCGACGAGGGCAGCCCCATCCACCAGGTCGACCAGGTCCGCGAGATCTACGCGCTGCTCGAAGGCCGCGAGGCCGTCTCCGTCGCCGGGCACACCCACTCGATCGAGAACATGCGCACCGGCGACCTCATGCGCGGCTGGCAGGACCTCTTCGGCGTCGAGGGGCTGCCGTTCCCGCACATCACGGCGGGCGCGATCTCCGGTGACTGGTACTCGGGCGAGCTGACCGAGCACGGCTACCCCGCGGCGGTCGGGCGCGACGGCGGCCGGCCCGGCCTGCTCACGCTCGACATCAGGGGCGACTCGTTCCGGGAGCGGTACACGGTGACCGGCGAGAGCGACCGGGTGCAGACGCAGCTCGGCATCAACAGTCCCACCTACCGCGACTGGTACGCCGAGCGCCAGGCGTGGAACGACGACCCCCAGGGCCCCGCGCCCGAACTGGGCGACCCGCACGTGGTGACGCGCGCGGACCTGGCCGGGCAGACCTGGCTGACCACCAACTTCTGGATGGGCTCGACCGGTTCGACGGTCGAGGTGCGGATCGACGGCGGTCGTTCCCGCGAGGCCGTCCGCACCCAGCCGATGCGCGGCGAGGACCAGTTGATCGGCCCCGAGTGGTCCGATCCGCACGCCGTCGCCCAGCAGCTGGTGCACGGCGGCAGCGTCGCCGACCGGACCATGCACCTGTGGCGCCTCGAACTGCCCGCCGACCTCGACGCGGGACGGCACCGCGCCGAGGTGACCGCGACGGACGTCCACGGCCGCGAGTACACCGACGTGCTGCACTTCCGCGTCGTCGAACAGCCGTAG
- a CDS encoding class I SAM-dependent methyltransferase — translation MPEAAYDEIADWYETEFTAGQRYGAARADPLGLDALARDLLGAGSGPCLEIGCGTGIHAGRVRDLGWTPVGVDLSGGMLRHARGRLPVARADAARLPVRDASVSAVLSVMAHTDMPDYPAVVREAARVLRPGAALTHIGVHPCFCGAFADRRDAEAVVIRPGYGESHWSRESWTDQGVRDKVGASHLPLPALLGAFTAAGLVLERFAEGGGPTPVVFGLRAVRPDDGAVSRP, via the coding sequence ATGCCGGAAGCGGCCTATGACGAGATCGCCGACTGGTACGAGACGGAGTTCACCGCAGGACAGCGGTACGGCGCCGCGCGCGCGGACCCGCTCGGTCTGGACGCCTTGGCACGCGACCTCCTCGGCGCGGGCTCGGGTCCTTGCCTGGAGATCGGCTGCGGCACCGGAATCCACGCCGGGCGCGTGCGCGACCTGGGCTGGACGCCCGTTGGTGTCGATCTGTCCGGCGGTATGCTGCGCCACGCGCGCGGCCGGCTGCCCGTCGCGCGCGCGGACGCGGCGCGGCTGCCGGTGCGGGACGCCTCCGTGTCCGCGGTGCTCTCGGTGATGGCGCACACCGACATGCCCGACTACCCGGCCGTGGTGCGGGAGGCGGCGCGTGTCCTGCGGCCGGGGGCCGCCCTGACGCACATCGGCGTGCACCCGTGCTTCTGCGGCGCGTTCGCCGACCGGCGCGACGCGGAGGCCGTCGTGATCAGGCCCGGCTACGGCGAGAGCCACTGGAGTCGCGAGTCCTGGACGGACCAGGGCGTGCGCGACAAGGTCGGCGCCTCGCACCTGCCGCTGCCCGCCCTGCTCGGCGCGTTCACCGCGGCCGGTCTGGTCCTCGAACGGTTCGCGGAGGGCGGCGGTCCGACGCCCGTGGTGTTCGGGCTGCGCGCGGTCCGGCCGGACGACGGGGCGGTTTCGCGCCCCTGA
- a CDS encoding LysE family translocator gives MVDSSLYAAFLVAALALCVTPGPDMMFIVAMGGRGGPAVGVMAALGVAGAMCVHAVAATLGLSALFTALPALYHVLRWAGAAYLLYLAVKAFRDRGPLGSGEGSAGPGYRRAFWQGAVINLLNPKVILFNVAFLPQFVDPGRGQVPAQLLTLGITIVVIGLCVDGTVGLLSGRLALLLRRSRRVARGLNIFSGTVFTGLAIRLVASPR, from the coding sequence ATGGTGGATTCATCGTTGTACGCGGCTTTTCTCGTGGCCGCCCTCGCGCTCTGCGTCACGCCGGGCCCCGACATGATGTTCATCGTGGCGATGGGCGGGCGGGGCGGCCCCGCGGTGGGCGTGATGGCCGCGCTCGGCGTGGCCGGCGCCATGTGCGTGCACGCGGTGGCCGCGACCCTGGGGCTCTCCGCCCTGTTCACGGCCCTGCCGGCGCTCTACCACGTGCTGCGCTGGGCCGGCGCGGCCTACCTGCTGTACCTGGCGGTCAAGGCGTTCCGCGACCGCGGACCCCTCGGGAGCGGGGAGGGGAGCGCCGGGCCCGGGTACCGGCGCGCCTTCTGGCAGGGGGCCGTCATCAACCTGCTCAACCCGAAGGTGATCCTCTTCAACGTCGCCTTCCTGCCGCAGTTCGTCGACCCGGGCCGGGGGCAGGTGCCGGCGCAGCTGCTGACGCTGGGGATCACGATCGTGGTCATCGGACTGTGCGTCGACGGAACGGTCGGCCTGCTCTCGGGGCGGCTCGCCCTGCTGCTGCGCCGCAGCCGCCGTGTCGCGCGCGGGCTCAACATCTTCAGCGGAACGGTGTTCACGGGGCTGGCGATACGGCTGGTGGCCTCCCCGCGGTAG
- a CDS encoding transcriptional regulator, whose translation MLRTGLYSVALTVPGRSEIVDRVQAFRGGRLSRIGMGEVAVVTAMTRRIQELDDQFGTRHARPLAANFLVNTAVPYLRADADASVRAALLSATARLCHLAGYMAVDEGLHGLAQRYYVKALEFADAADDRFAYNGTLRGMSVQATDLGHAATALRLADTAAEGAHGAPPPRRAFFAGQQAHAAAQTGDRRTALRHLATAERAMHRADLGGAAFASYDPAALDYHVSQVRWELGDIAGAVASLRASNRGLHVGYQRTTVRRRFMLAERYLRLGHLDVACATWARALDDYPGIDSGRVDERVAVMKALLRPHRDNGAARAVLARADAPAKAGGAAGVP comes from the coding sequence GTGCTGCGTACCGGCCTCTACTCCGTCGCGCTGACCGTGCCAGGACGGTCGGAGATCGTCGACCGCGTGCAGGCGTTCCGCGGCGGACGCCTGTCGAGGATCGGCATGGGCGAGGTCGCCGTGGTCACCGCCATGACCCGGCGGATTCAGGAACTCGACGATCAGTTCGGCACCCGCCACGCACGCCCGCTGGCGGCCAACTTCCTGGTGAACACCGCCGTTCCCTACCTGCGGGCGGACGCCGACGCGAGCGTGCGCGCCGCGCTGCTCTCCGCAACGGCCCGCCTGTGCCACCTGGCCGGCTACATGGCCGTCGACGAGGGGTTGCACGGACTCGCTCAGCGCTACTACGTGAAGGCGCTGGAGTTCGCCGACGCGGCGGACGACCGCTTCGCCTACAACGGAACCCTGCGCGGGATGAGCGTGCAGGCGACCGATCTCGGGCACGCCGCCACGGCCCTGCGGCTCGCCGACACGGCAGCGGAAGGGGCCCACGGCGCCCCGCCGCCCAGGCGGGCGTTCTTCGCGGGGCAGCAGGCGCACGCCGCCGCGCAGACGGGCGACCGGCGGACGGCGCTGAGGCACCTGGCCACGGCAGAACGCGCCATGCATCGCGCCGACCTGGGGGGCGCGGCGTTCGCGTCCTACGACCCGGCGGCCCTGGACTACCACGTCAGCCAGGTGAGGTGGGAACTCGGTGACATCGCGGGTGCGGTGGCGTCGTTGCGCGCGTCGAACAGGGGACTGCATGTCGGATACCAGCGCACCACGGTCCGCCGCCGGTTCATGCTGGCGGAACGGTACCTGCGGCTGGGGCATCTGGACGTCGCCTGCGCCACCTGGGCACGCGCGCTGGACGATTACCCGGGGATCGACTCGGGCCGCGTGGACGAACGGGTCGCCGTCATGAAGGCGCTGCTCCGGCCGCACCGGGACAACGGTGCCGCTCGTGCCGTCCTCGCACGAGCCGACGCGCCCGCCAAGGCAGGTGGGGCGGCCGGCGTTCCCTGA